The Myxococcus fulvus genome has a window encoding:
- a CDS encoding P1 family peptidase translates to MRTLLSSSVLLSLLLTPMLGAAQAERPRPRARDLGITFGGQSGPHNAITDVPGVEVGHTTLISGQGRIEAGKGPVRTGVTAVLPRGKAHVGEPVFASTYALNGNGEMTGTHWIQESGELNGPVMITNTNDISAVREAVITWAMKKDLAWDLGLPVVAETWDGMLHDVYGFHVKPEHAHQALETARTGPVPEGSVGGGTGMVCHNFKGGIGTASRKLPESAGGYTLGVLVQCNYGSRRLFSVEGVPVGEELPDQRPCYLGSQKPGSPMMQAVPSCDVKGAPSKAPNPFEGAGSIIVVVATDAPLLPHQLNRLARRVPLGIAKMGGLGENFSGDIFLAFSTQHVKPPTEAHVANVAVLGNDRLNPLFAATVQATQEAILNSMLASDTMTGADNIRVFGLPHDGLVKAMKKYGRLKPAAPTPAPRKTTKP, encoded by the coding sequence ATGCGCACCCTGCTCTCCTCTTCCGTGCTGCTGTCGCTGCTGCTGACTCCGATGCTCGGCGCCGCCCAGGCCGAGCGCCCCAGGCCTCGCGCCAGGGATCTGGGCATCACCTTCGGCGGGCAGTCGGGCCCCCACAACGCCATCACCGACGTGCCGGGCGTGGAGGTGGGCCACACCACGCTCATCTCCGGCCAGGGCCGCATCGAAGCGGGCAAGGGCCCCGTGCGCACCGGCGTCACCGCCGTGCTGCCCCGAGGCAAGGCCCACGTGGGCGAGCCCGTCTTCGCCTCCACCTACGCCCTCAACGGCAACGGCGAGATGACCGGCACGCACTGGATTCAGGAGTCCGGTGAGCTCAACGGCCCGGTGATGATCACCAACACCAACGACATCAGCGCCGTGCGCGAGGCCGTCATCACCTGGGCGATGAAGAAGGACCTCGCGTGGGATCTGGGCCTGCCCGTCGTCGCGGAGACGTGGGACGGCATGCTCCACGACGTGTATGGCTTCCACGTCAAGCCCGAGCACGCGCACCAGGCGCTCGAAACGGCGCGCACCGGCCCCGTCCCGGAGGGCTCCGTGGGCGGCGGCACGGGCATGGTGTGCCACAACTTCAAGGGCGGCATCGGCACCGCCTCGCGCAAGCTGCCCGAGTCCGCCGGCGGCTACACGCTCGGGGTGCTGGTGCAATGCAACTACGGCTCGCGACGCCTCTTCTCCGTCGAGGGCGTGCCCGTGGGCGAGGAGCTCCCGGACCAGCGGCCCTGCTACCTCGGCTCCCAGAAGCCCGGCAGCCCCATGATGCAGGCGGTGCCGTCCTGCGATGTGAAGGGCGCTCCGTCCAAGGCGCCCAATCCGTTCGAGGGCGCGGGCTCCATCATCGTCGTCGTCGCCACGGACGCGCCGCTCCTGCCCCACCAGCTCAACCGGCTTGCCCGCCGCGTGCCGCTGGGCATCGCCAAGATGGGAGGCCTGGGTGAGAACTTCTCCGGCGACATCTTCCTCGCCTTCTCCACCCAGCACGTGAAGCCGCCGACGGAGGCGCACGTCGCCAACGTGGCGGTGCTCGGCAATGATCGCCTCAATCCCCTCTTCGCGGCCACCGTGCAGGCCACGCAGGAGGCCATCCTCAACTCCATGCTGGCCTCCGACACCATGACCGGGGCGGACAACATCCGCGTCTTCGGCCTGCCGCACGACGGCCTGGTCAAGGCGATGAAGAAGTACGGACGGCTCAAGCCCGCCGCGCCCACGCCAGCGCCCCGCAAGACGACGAAGCCCTGA